The Mauremys reevesii isolate NIE-2019 linkage group 3, ASM1616193v1, whole genome shotgun sequence genomic sequence TTCAATACCTTTAAGATGAGTGGTCCGCAGTTGTGGCCATCACTTTGTCTGGGATGCGGAACAATTTTACTGTTCCAATTAGATGAGGATTTACTAGTTAATCGTTTGATGAAGTTTCTGAAATTTTTAGAGAGTACATTAGCAGACTGCATAAATGCGCTTTGCTTTccgtttccccctccccccctctggtTTCTGGACATAGATAAAAATCCATTCTCTTTCTTTTCAATTAGTAATTGAAATGACTTATTgctcacatatatacacacttgtTTTCATATTATTGTCTCACACTTACACAATGTATCACCTGATTTGCTGTGCCCCATGTTGATAATAACACATTCTCAAACATGCAACATGCTACTGTTTCGTGTCCACATTCTGTGAAGTCTTTCCCCGAATCAAATCACACAAGTTCACTCAAAGTCCATTATTAAGCATATTCAGTAGAAGTACATGCTGTTTCAATGTTTACTTGTAGCTAACAGGAAGATATTAGTCTCACTATTGTtacattccctttaaaaaaattttcaATGGAACAGTTAATGTCCAATGTAAAAGTAAGTATCTAATAAATCACCTCCAATTCCTCAGGCATGTCCTTTCATATCTGATCTCATCACACAAGGGGTCAATTATTAACAATTCCTTTTTTTCCATCAAGGCTATCTGTAAGTATCAATATATTCGCAAATTTTATTGGTAAtgagattttttcaaaaactttatACTGATTTATCAACAAGCATTATGCTACTAACATATTGTCATTTGTAATGTCTCAGTAACACACAAGATATAAGCATATTGTGAAATCAGTCAGTTCTTTACAGAATGTATTCTTCCAGGATACATGAACAATGTAAAGTGACAGTAGCAattttttataacattcacaTTCCTCTTTCCTTTGCATGCACTGAACTCACTGAAAACCCGCAACAAGGGAAATTATAGTACAATACAAAACATCTTACCGCAATAACCCAATGACCTGGTGTGTGGTAAGGAAGCAATAATATATCATTTTGAAGTAATTCACtctgtgtttatttaaaaaacaaaacattagaaTTTCAATTATAGTTTCCAGTGAAGCAAACCATGAAATGTATGTTATACTGTATTTCCCAAAATCATTACATGTATTACTATTAGACTACTCCTCCACATCAAACATACCACTGGATTTGCTGTTTCAACCTGTGTTTTACTCACTGAATGAAACTGAGCTTTTCTCATGCTATGTATGAAAGTGTGTTagtgtggaagtagggaaagaattaacaaggatttgaaggggattttaatgcatgtcagtcagttagcaagagtcaagctaatagttagcaagagttaggccagctgtaaccctaatgacgtgagacttgtagaagcgaggatggtgtgaggcgagagggaaagaactgtgtaaaaagttattatgaccttgcaaatgataaccaaatatgcagactggtgtcttctaggagtgagaaaaataagatagcacgatggcttatgtataaacaaaatgcagttgttgcttattattgtctgtattattactagttattgtctgtaacaaaggtataaatgcttgctgtaattgtttactagttgagagacctgtctgggactggggtgaccctgtgtcctagggcactctctccctccattgtaattactggagaaataataaagtatttgattttgctgcacccaaaagaaaaagcgagaactgagtttttctccgacattaGCATTTACCTTCACTTTCATTTGAGTATCTCTGCCTGAGAGAATGACAGTGGAAACTACTGCTGAGATGGCTTGTACCTGTTGACAGTCAACAAAGTTATTAATGCATTAATAATTGTGGCACGTCAAGCACATAATTAATTTAATATAGACAGACATGCAAGGGATCCTTCATTTTACAAATCAGATACGTATATGTAAGAGTGTCCtataaaaacaaaatgatttgTAATCAATGTGCTCTGTcttacttaatttaaaaatgtgactAAGCTGTTCGCATACTTGTGTACAATTAATGGACCCAATGAACTGTACAGCAAAACTAATGGGGCCCTCTATTGTATGTCCGATATGCACCTCCAAATACATTTTACTAAATTTTTGGCAGCAGTAAATACACAGAAATGTTGTGATAACAGGTGTCTGTTGATATTTCAAGGGTATTTGGACTTAAATATGTTGTGCCACATTCACGTGATTGTTTACTTATTGAATCAATGTATACTTTCATGTATCATCACAGTAAGAAGCCTACCTTTCCATCTGCTTTCTCAACTATACAGCTCAAATATGCATCAATAACCTACAACACATGATGAAAGAAAAGCTCAATTTCAATGTGGATCCGCTGGAtccgctgaggctccgggagaggggcggaggcggggtcaGGCTGGGGCGGGAGCCTCACACGTTCTCTTGGGgggccctgcggagcccggggcttggggcatattgccccacttgcacccccACCTCTGGGTGGCCATGCCTCATTCTCATCAATGCCTTTAATCAATCATTGTAATATAATTTAACTAATCAACCATAACATAATGTTACTTGATTATCTTACCAATTAGATCCCACCATCTAAATTGttttaaacaaagcaaaattACTTATATGTCAGCCAAAGACACATAAAAAAACAGACCCCGCACAGATAAACAATATAGAAATTGGTAGCAATAAAGAAATCACCATGATTACAGGCTTGCAAACCATTTAAGAAATGACTATATTGTGAAGATTCTTTATTATTCATGCAGTTAGCCAGGAAGATCCTTATTATTTGGGTACTTTTaacagatttgcccattacttgggATATGCTCATTTATTGTGGTTACTTGTCTTGGTTTTCCTCGATATTTCTActcttctggggggtgggggctgtgtaaATCTATCAATGTACTGGTTGTGTGCCCAATGGAATGATTCaaacagcactttcaagctgacacCCTTATTCGTTCCAGATTTAGCATGTCCCTATCGTCACTGTTACATCACAAGGAGAGCCTAAATAAAATAAGTTACATTCTTAAAGATTAATACCTGTGGtagaaaaggaaacagagagataaaatgagggaaCTCACCCACTCCAGGAAGCTTGAACTCGTGAGTCTGCATTGACGTTCTTAACTCAGAATCTTGATTCTGTCAGGAGTAGATGttgttacctagggaagtggtggaatctccatccttagagatttttaagctcaggcttcagaaagccctggctgggatgatttagttggggattggtcctgctttgagcagggggttggactagatgacctcctgtggtcccttccaaacctgagattctatgattctattctataaTTCTAAATCAGGCATACTTTGGGTCTATGCACGCATAAGAATTCTTAATTGAGAGGGAGGAAATGGTTTGGTAAAGAAAATATGCAATTGGTTGAATTGGTTGatgggagaacactagatttgctTATGGGTAAACCGAGGACTGAAGGAATTTCTTTAGGCTAGATAATAGGAGCTAATCACTTCTTATTATGGGTGGTGTTCCTTCAGGGGGCTGACAATTAATTTGTCTGCTtcggtattttggatatcaatcagaTATCAATCAGAGTTTCACTACTAGAAGTCTGTCCTACTGCTAGGTGGGTGTGAATGAGGATAGGGGTGTTGCCTAAAGCTTGTCACCAAGGAAATAGGTATGTCTCGCACCTCCATTAACTGCTTTATGCAAGGCTTTTCTCAGATCAGTTTTTgttgtgctggggtgggggaaaagactGGATAATGTGGCCTGGTTTCCAAAGAAGACAGGTATTAACTGTGACCGCTGAGTTCTTAACAGGATATTGATCATAAAATATTTAACCATTTGTTGTGACTACTTACATTAAAGAAATCCATTCACCTTAGTTTAGGAGAGAGACCACTGATTGACAGAAAGTAATCTGATGTTGCAGATCCCCATAGTgcaattgttttttcttctccactgtcagtgcagctttcATTTTGGTGAGTTTTGCACAAAGATGCAtccaaaaattctgcagccactggtcatcagcccaagccttcattgttgcaGAAGAtgcatttcaatgatctgagctttgaagaacaatgtggaactagctgttttacgggatgtctcgatttcatacctgtagtaacataactggtgataggaaagcagggagagagagaggtgtgtgctctgcaaggctgctggccacggggccaatggaTGTGGGTTGTCTGGGTAGGATCTCaggagtcacgtctcagggatctgcccactccccagcactgctccagctctgagctgcctgggacctgtgtgaccccacctgcctccctgggggaagagctacctgggactggtgcagaggctgggccagtctcagccactcacagggaacagtcggggaggggggaggctcagctgggtcctgagagagcctggcccgggtaggctctgctcctgctctagcctggctgcttccaccactcccaagaggccagagttatccggccccaggaccagctctggctgcactgccatctcagcctggcagcctggctgggggttagggtgtaggagagtaggtctctagtgggtctgggtaggtgctgggcactggggggtggggagatctgtgtgttggggggctgccagtgggggagatctgtgtgtgtgtgggcgctgGGAAGTGTGGGATGTCtgcggggcactgtgcagttgtggtggtggggggcactggaccgtgaggggatctgtaggggggctctgggtgggaaggtgcggggcactgtgcagttgtgggagggctgtggggggtcttcagctggggggagctggtcagtgagaggatctgtgggggggggttctgagtgggtgggggagtgatctgggagggcactggccaggggagtttgtgggggtctctgggtggtgtggcactgggcatagggagtcaggggggtgctgggcaggaggtttgtgggggtctctgggtggtgtggcactgggcatagggagtcaggggggtgctgggcagggggcttctgggggtctctggatggtgcggcACGGGgtgaagggagtcagaggggtgctgggcagagggtttgtgggggtctctgggtggtgtggcactgggtgtagggagccagagggtgctgggcagggggtagcatggtgcagcatgtgcccacccccaaggggaagaagcacaatggcagtgctGGGAcgggctggacagcgtgggtctggcagctcccggtttgttctgggctgggtggagtggggctgtccctgccgtgccatgactcatctcccattgcccccggccagccccttgctctgaggactctgccccgctgccccatgtc encodes the following:
- the LOC120401148 gene encoding sentrin-specific protease-like, which gives rise to MKVKSELLQNDILLLPYHTPGHWVIAIALMEKKELLIIDPLCDEIRYERTCLRNWRNFIKRLTSKSSSNWNSKIVPHPRQSDGHNCGPLILKFAETYLQHKDFSAVETTQEANTAFRRHIAILLMKESGNYFLACIVDSLGTCEDNMKSGTLCIVHFITPKKTPIEKPIV